Genomic DNA from Leptospira limi:
AATGGATCTAATATTTTTAATTCCATTTACTGTGGAGAGCCCTTCTTCAATCGGGTTGATTAATAATTCCTCTACTTTGTAAGGATCAAATCCATATGCTGATATTTCAACGGCAAGTGTTGATGCTGAATTGACAAAATTGGTTTTGAAGTTTATGCTTTCTATTGCCAGTATCCCAAAAGCTGTTGTAATAAGTGTGGCCATTAGAAATAACTTAGGCCTCAACTTAATGTAAACATCGATTTTATCAAACATACTTTGATGCGATGCTCGGAAAAAAATAAATTGTTATAGGGATCACAAATAAAGAAAGAGTTAAAGACGTCAATAAACCAGATACGACTACTAGTGCTAGTGGAGATTGGAATTCGGAGCCCGAACTAATACTTAGAAGAATTGGCAACATACCTAATATGGTAGTGCTGTTATTCATTAAAATCGGCCTAATGATTGTTTTGCCTGCAAATAGTATCGAAAGTTTTTTATCGTAATTATTGTTAATGTAAAATTTATAATATTCGAAATAGAGTACTGAGTTGTCCACAACGACCCCAATGACTAAAATGAATCCCATAAAGGAGCTTATATTTAGTGACATTCCGGAAAAGAATAATGAAGGGAAAACTCCAATAAATATGAACGGAATTGATGTCATGACAAATATTGAAGATTTGAAAGATTCGAAAATGCCAGTAAGAAGCATAAAAATCAATAATGTAGCAAATAAAAATGATATAGTAATCTCGTTAAGTGCATAATTTAAATCTTCTAGATTACCATCTTCTTTCATTGTTACTTCGTTTTGGTTAACCAATTCTGATTTTATTTGGGATACTAATATTTCTCGATTTGAATCTTGATTCAAATAAATGTCAGTTGAATATAAATTTGAATTTCTGCGAATAATTCGTTCACCATCGATTAAGCTAATATTACAGATTTCTCTTAATGGTATAAAGTCACTGGAAGGAGTTTTTAATCTTAAATACATAATTTTATCAACTGAATCAGCATATCTTTTTTCCATTTTAATATATAATTTTAAAGTTTGATTAGAGTATTTCATTTCTGAAGTCTCTAACCCTTTGAGAGAAATTCTAATAAAGCTAGAAACACTTTCAGTTGTTAATCCATACTTGGCTAATTTGTCTTGTTGGAAATTAATCAGATATTCTTGTGTTGTATAATCAAAATCCGTTGAAATGCTTTCATGAAATTTTCTTTTTATTTGCAGGGCAAAGTTTTGCAATATTTCACGTGAATTCGATTGTACAGAAATCGATTTTTTCTTGTTGTTTGATAATAATTTTTCTAATCCTGATGATTCTTCTGTGAATATGATTTTTGAATCAAATTTCTTTTCGTATTCAGAAATCATGTTAATGATTTTACTTTTTGCTTCTTTTTCTAATCCAATTATTTTAATTTCTGCCTTATTTCCTCTAGAGCTTTCTTCTGAATCCCATTTTGTCAATTCTTTATCAATTCCAACTTTAGTTAAGAGTGTAATATGAGGAAATGATTTTGAGATATGCTTTTCTAATTCTAAAACATTGGAGTTAATTATTGATAAATTAATTCCAGATTTTGATTCATAATCAATATTGTATACTTCGGTATGAATTTCAGGAAAGAATTCATATTTTATAAATGGTAGAAACAAAAAAGAAGTAATAAATAGTAAAGTTATAAAGACGATTAGTTTTTTAGGTGATTGAATCAGTTTTTCTAGAACTACAATGTACTTCATTGAAATTGCATCGATAATTTTTGAATTATTAGCGTTAATATTTCTTCTTCTGGCATAAAGAATGGATACTATTAATGGGACAAATGTACACGATACAATAAAACTTGTAATCAGAGTTATTGAGATTGCAAAGGCCATCTCAGAGAATACTAATCCAAGGATATTTTTCAAAAATCCAATCGGTAGAAAAACAATGACTGATGTTAAAGTAGCGGTTAAGATTGATTCGAAAACTTCGGAAACACCTTCTTTTATTGATGATTCAAGAGGCTCATTAGTTAGAAGTCTTCTTTCTATTGCTGATAGTACAACGTTACTTGAATCGAACAATAATCCAATTCCAAGCGCTAGTCCTCCAAGGCTCATAATATTGAAGCCTATTTCAAAAAGGTAAAAAAATAGGAAACTTAATGTTAGCGTTGTTGGAATTGTTAATATTAAGATCGATGGTGAAAATATATTTCTCATCAAAAATAATAGAACCAAAAAAGCTAAAAATGCTCCTAAAAGAAGATTTTGTAGTAAGCTATTGATTGAATTTTCTATAAAATCTGATTCATCATAGACTATCTCAAGATCAATGTCCTTTTCAAGATTCTTCTTAATTTGGGATAAATTTGATCTTATCTCATTTGAAACCGTTACGGAATTTTTTCCTGGTTCTTTATAAATATTTAAGATAACTGAATCATTTAAGTTTAATCTCGAATAACCTGTAGGTTCTTCAAAATCTTCATTAAGATGGGCGATGTCTCCAATTCGTATCACTCCTGAATTTGGTCTAAATGAAACTACAAGATCTGATAGTTGAGTTAAATTTTGAAATTCGCCTACTGCTCTAATTTGTAATTCCTTATTTCCGATTGCGAGCTGTCCTGCAGGATAGTTTTTGTTACTAATTTTTACGAGCTGATCAAGCTCTTCAGGTTGTACCCCATAAGATGATAATTTCAAAGGGTCAATAGTTATGTTTATCTTTCGTCTTTTTCCTCCAATTATTTGTGTTAAGGCAACCCCATCGACTCTGTCGAAATTAAACTTTACATTTCTTATTAGATAATCTCTTAAATCATTTTCATTTAACCTGGGTTTTGCTGAAAATGCAATTTGGATTAAAGGTTTACTATTTGGATCAAATT
This window encodes:
- a CDS encoding efflux RND transporter permease subunit, translated to MNFLITLILKRKFLIGMLYSGLMLFGIIKSFSIPVSLFPQIEYPKLTIITEYENASASEVDNLVTKKIAEVLGTLQKLKRIESESKEGYSFVHLTFKNETDISIVSMEIREKLDFIRDTLPYNTQKPIISKFDPNSKPLIQIAFSAKPRLNENDLRDYLIRNVKFNFDRVDGVALTQIIGGKRRKINITIDPLKLSSYGVQPEELDQLVKISNKNYPAGQLAIGNKELQIRAVGEFQNLTQLSDLVVSFRPNSGVIRIGDIAHLNEDFEEPTGYSRLNLNDSVILNIYKEPGKNSVTVSNEIRSNLSQIKKNLEKDIDLEIVYDESDFIENSINSLLQNLLLGAFLAFLVLLFLMRNIFSPSILILTIPTTLTLSFLFFYLFEIGFNIMSLGGLALGIGLLFDSSNVVLSAIERRLLTNEPLESSIKEGVSEVFESILTATLTSVIVFLPIGFLKNILGLVFSEMAFAISITLITSFIVSCTFVPLIVSILYARRRNINANNSKIIDAISMKYIVVLEKLIQSPKKLIVFITLLFITSFLFLPFIKYEFFPEIHTEVYNIDYESKSGINLSIINSNVLELEKHISKSFPHITLLTKVGIDKELTKWDSEESSRGNKAEIKIIGLEKEAKSKIINMISEYEKKFDSKIIFTEESSGLEKLLSNNKKKSISVQSNSREILQNFALQIKRKFHESISTDFDYTTQEYLINFQQDKLAKYGLTTESVSSFIRISLKGLETSEMKYSNQTLKLYIKMEKRYADSVDKIMYLRLKTPSSDFIPLREICNISLIDGERIIRRNSNLYSTDIYLNQDSNREILVSQIKSELVNQNEVTMKEDGNLEDLNYALNEITISFLFATLLIFMLLTGIFESFKSSIFVMTSIPFIFIGVFPSLFFSGMSLNISSFMGFILVIGVVVDNSVLYFEYYKFYINNNYDKKLSILFAGKTIIRPILMNNSTTILGMLPILLSISSGSEFQSPLALVVVSGLLTSLTLSLFVIPITIYFFPSIASKYV